From a region of the Neodiprion fabricii isolate iyNeoFabr1 chromosome 7, iyNeoFabr1.1, whole genome shotgun sequence genome:
- the LOC124186430 gene encoding lactoylglutathione lyase isoform X1 gives MMGEPTGLTNSEARELCTNPDEATKDFILSQIMYRIKDPRKSLPFYTEVLGMRLLQKLDFPEMKFSVYFLGFERASDIPTDRRECIEWTFTRKAALELTHNWGTEVDPDAKYHNGNTDPRGFGHIGLTVPDVDVACERFARLGVEFVKKPNEGKMKGLAFIKDPDGYWIEILSVSNTVGTIMNN, from the exons ATG atGGGAGAACCAACGGGGTTAACCAACAGCGAAGCACGAGAGCTTTGTACAAACCCAGATGAAGCAACAAAAGATTTCATCCTTTCCCAGATCATGTACCGTATTAAGGATCCACGCAAATCCTTGCCATTTTATACGGAAGTGTTAGGAATGCGATTACTTCAGAAATTGGATTTtcctgaaatgaaattttccgtCTATTTTCTCGGATTTGAGCGTGCTAGCGACATACCAACCGACAGAAGGGAATGTATCGAATGGACTTTTACAAGAAAAGCTGCTTTGGAGCTCACTCA taATTGGGGTACAGAAGTAGACCCCGACGCTAAGTATCACAATGGGAATACAGACCCTAGAGGATTTG gtcaTATTGGACTCACGGTACCTGACGTGGATGTAGCATGTGAAAGATTTGCTAGGCTTGGTGtggaatttgtaaaaaaaccaAACGAGGGAAAGATGAAAGGTCTTGCCTTCATTAAAGATCCCGATGGTTATTGGATCGAAATATTAAGCGTATCCAATACTGTCGGTACGATAATGAACAACTAG
- the LOC124186428 gene encoding BRO1 domain-containing protein BROX-like isoform X2, translated as MAHWFHRNVLKATTNHKFEIKLKESTEATKKLCSDLKLSRSRLLDLIRDANNTSDTIEPAFVAYLSLLYGLIWEIQSSTEHIGRPEPSKLRNIFVFKWTHTLLGSLTHSHADSVYEAANISINVAIWFMKHAAMVAGKDDISMDEAKEIHGLLRRAAGIFTFVQTEFLPQLSNPPILGSDLDPRIMNAYINQCTAEAQEVTVARAVELKHNNNLISALANETSKLFLDAANTLKPFKPEISAQWIKYLELKAAFYQSYAYNYCGENLLSMDKCGEAIKALEESEIFLNKAKALCQEYGKTHGPAPRVKPDQHAVFKRLAPLVRITLDKCRRENGFIYHHKVPGDVPSLETKATYGLVSPVDFTMPAPNHLWSVPAYKSFVGAAGGATGNTKEHDLPPVQEEAVHQTTKEPKNESGCLLQ; from the exons ATGGCTCACTGGTTCCATCGCAACGTTTTAAAAGCAACGACAAATCAtaaattcgaaataaaattgaaggaGTCTACAGAAGCTACAAAGAAACTTTGCAG CGATCTGAAGTTATCAAGAAGCCGATTGTTGGATTTAATACGGGATGCAAATAATACAAGTGATACAATTGAACCAGCTTTCGTAGCATATCTGAGCCTATTATATGGACTAATCTGGGAAATCCAATCATCTACCGAACATATTGGAAGGCCTGAACCAAGTaaattgcgaaatatttttgttttcaaatggACTCATACGCTGCTTGGTTCGCTTACTCA CTCTCATGCAGACTCTGTTTATGAAGCAGCTAATATCAGCATAAACGTTGCGATATGGTTTATGAAACATGCTGCAATGGTTGCCGGGAAAGACGA TATAAGTATGGACGAGGCTAAAGAAATTCATGGTTTGTTGAGAAGAGCTGCGGGAATTTTCACCTTTGTACAAACCGAATTTTTACCCCAACTCTCCAATCCTCCAATACTAGGCAGTGATTTGGATCCACGTATTATGAATGCTTACATAAATCAATGCACAGCTGAGGCTCAAGAAg TGACAGTAGCGCGAGCAGTTGAGTTGAAacataacaataatttaatatcAGCACTAGCCAACGAAACAAGCAAGCTCTTTCTGGATGCAGCCAATACTTTGAAACCCTTTAAGCCAGAAATTTCAGCTCAGTggataaaatatctcgaactGAAAGCAGCTTTTTACCAATCCTAT GCATATAATTATTGCGGCGAGAATCTCTTATCTATGGATAAATGCGGTGAAGCAATAAAAGCTTTGgaagaaagtgaaatttttttgaataaagcTAAAGCTCTTTGCCAGGAATATGGTAAAACTCACGGTCCGGCGCCGAGAGTAAAGCCTGACCAACACGCTGTATTTAAACGACTGGCTCCTCTGGTGAGAATTACGCTTGATAAGTGTAGAAGAGAAAACGGTTTCAT ATATCACCACAAGGTGCCTGGAGATGTACCGTCACTGGAAACTAAGGCTACCTATGGTTTAGTAAGCCCTGTAGACTTTACAATGCCAGCGCCAAATCATCTCTGGAGTGTGCCAGCGTATAAGAGTTTTGTTGGAGCAGCAGGCGGGGCTACAGGTAATACGAAAGAGCATGATCTACCACCTGTACAGGAAGAAGCGGTGCATCAAACTACCAAAGAGCCTAAAAATGAAAGTGGATGtttattgcaataa
- the LOC124186428 gene encoding BRO1 domain-containing protein BROX-like isoform X1, with protein sequence MLSLSPLSTSPLRSASVLSSKMAHWFHRNVLKATTNHKFEIKLKESTEATKKLCSDLKLSRSRLLDLIRDANNTSDTIEPAFVAYLSLLYGLIWEIQSSTEHIGRPEPSKLRNIFVFKWTHTLLGSLTHSHADSVYEAANISINVAIWFMKHAAMVAGKDDISMDEAKEIHGLLRRAAGIFTFVQTEFLPQLSNPPILGSDLDPRIMNAYINQCTAEAQEVTVARAVELKHNNNLISALANETSKLFLDAANTLKPFKPEISAQWIKYLELKAAFYQSYAYNYCGENLLSMDKCGEAIKALEESEIFLNKAKALCQEYGKTHGPAPRVKPDQHAVFKRLAPLVRITLDKCRRENGFIYHHKVPGDVPSLETKATYGLVSPVDFTMPAPNHLWSVPAYKSFVGAAGGATGNTKEHDLPPVQEEAVHQTTKEPKNESGCLLQ encoded by the exons ATGCTTTCACTTTCTCCCCTGTCAACGAGTCCGCTTCGGTCTGCTAGTGTATTATCCAG CAAAATGGCTCACTGGTTCCATCGCAACGTTTTAAAAGCAACGACAAATCAtaaattcgaaataaaattgaaggaGTCTACAGAAGCTACAAAGAAACTTTGCAG CGATCTGAAGTTATCAAGAAGCCGATTGTTGGATTTAATACGGGATGCAAATAATACAAGTGATACAATTGAACCAGCTTTCGTAGCATATCTGAGCCTATTATATGGACTAATCTGGGAAATCCAATCATCTACCGAACATATTGGAAGGCCTGAACCAAGTaaattgcgaaatatttttgttttcaaatggACTCATACGCTGCTTGGTTCGCTTACTCA CTCTCATGCAGACTCTGTTTATGAAGCAGCTAATATCAGCATAAACGTTGCGATATGGTTTATGAAACATGCTGCAATGGTTGCCGGGAAAGACGA TATAAGTATGGACGAGGCTAAAGAAATTCATGGTTTGTTGAGAAGAGCTGCGGGAATTTTCACCTTTGTACAAACCGAATTTTTACCCCAACTCTCCAATCCTCCAATACTAGGCAGTGATTTGGATCCACGTATTATGAATGCTTACATAAATCAATGCACAGCTGAGGCTCAAGAAg TGACAGTAGCGCGAGCAGTTGAGTTGAAacataacaataatttaatatcAGCACTAGCCAACGAAACAAGCAAGCTCTTTCTGGATGCAGCCAATACTTTGAAACCCTTTAAGCCAGAAATTTCAGCTCAGTggataaaatatctcgaactGAAAGCAGCTTTTTACCAATCCTAT GCATATAATTATTGCGGCGAGAATCTCTTATCTATGGATAAATGCGGTGAAGCAATAAAAGCTTTGgaagaaagtgaaatttttttgaataaagcTAAAGCTCTTTGCCAGGAATATGGTAAAACTCACGGTCCGGCGCCGAGAGTAAAGCCTGACCAACACGCTGTATTTAAACGACTGGCTCCTCTGGTGAGAATTACGCTTGATAAGTGTAGAAGAGAAAACGGTTTCAT ATATCACCACAAGGTGCCTGGAGATGTACCGTCACTGGAAACTAAGGCTACCTATGGTTTAGTAAGCCCTGTAGACTTTACAATGCCAGCGCCAAATCATCTCTGGAGTGTGCCAGCGTATAAGAGTTTTGTTGGAGCAGCAGGCGGGGCTACAGGTAATACGAAAGAGCATGATCTACCACCTGTACAGGAAGAAGCGGTGCATCAAACTACCAAAGAGCCTAAAAATGAAAGTGGATGtttattgcaataa
- the LOC124186874 gene encoding tubulin-specific chaperone E: MVEDKNYELGSRIECDGSLGTLRYVGPVGDTKGEWLGIDWDDPSRGKHNGTYEGVKYFTTWHPTSGSFIRHGKANFGISCPDAIKSRYGLINDDLAGIDRENLTSLQKEINAPFLEMVGFSKVNKKQSKFDQLEIIWLRDQSVSNAGNPGELETLCPRLKELDISRNLTNSWKVISDICIQLRSLTRLNVSENKLPCDIEVEQFRKSFSNVTHLTMARMNYNWADVQRCIAMFPSIRELSISFNIVNTIERPPDCSNIMKLRALTLEGNLIENWNEILKLGSLPCLEYLNVNENRIKVVSFPTDKSMTKTSLFANLRQLHISKNDISEWRSISELDKLLSLEDLKFRDNPILKCGTPETTRQLIIARISKLKFLNGTEVWQDERTGAEYDYLKLFGKQWLDTESIPEKRVEFITEHPQYPSLIKKYGLPDVHVSKLNAGMGSNVISVEFICPDDPNQPQRVRRKLLKDMEVQKVVGIVQRLFKTSGKIPTLSFVQQTLSSNEIKLDKPLQNLSYFSIQDGDQILVRW, encoded by the exons ATGGTTGAGGACAAAAACTACGAATTGGGCAGTAGGATCGAGTGCGACGGCTCTTTGGGTACCTTGAGATATGTTGGACCGGTAGGCGACACAAAAGGCGAATGGCTAGGGATAGACTGGGATGATCCATCACGTGGCAAGCACAACGGCACATACGAGGGTGTAAAGTATTTTACAACTTG GCACCCGACATCAGGCTCATTTATTCGCCACGGTAAAGCAAATTTTGGAATATCTTGTCCTGACGCGATTAAATCTCGTTATGGTTTGATCAATGACGATTTGGCGGGCATTGATAGGGAGAACTTAACCAGTCTGCAAAAGGAGATAAATGCACCGTTTTTAGAGATGGTTGGTTTTTCAAAGGTTAATAAGAAACAAAGCAAATTTGATCAACTAGAAATAATATGGCTGCGAGACCAATCAGTTAGCAATGCAGGAAACCCAGGAGAACTGGAGACATTGTGTCCAAGATTGAAGGAGCTCGACATTTCTAGAAATTTAACTAATTCGTGGAAAGTTATATCTGATATTTGCATTCAGCTTCGTTCTCTCACAAGGCTCAATGTCAG cgAAAATAAACTGCCGTGCGATATTGAAGTGGAACAATTTagaaaatcgttttcaaatGTCACTCACTTAACGATGGCAAGGATGAATTATAATTGGGCAGATGTGCAAAGATGCATTGCAATGTTTCCGTCAATCAGAGAACTATCCATATCTTTCAACATTGTAAATACCATAGAAAGACCACCAGATTGTTCAAACATAATGAAACTCAGAGCCCTAACTCTTGAgggaaatttaattgaaaattggaatgaaatattgaaattaggCTCACTTCcttg CTTGGAATATCTAAATGtcaatgaaaatagaataaaagtTGTAAGTTTTCCGACAGACAAGTCAATGACCAAGACAAGCTTATTTGCCAATCTTAGGCAGTTGCATATATCTAAAAACGACATATCAGAG TGGCGATCCATCAGCGAGTTGGATAAGCTTCTGAGTCTTgaggatttgaaatttcgagaCAATCCGATTCTGAAGTGTGGAACTCCTGAGACCACACGCCAGCTAATTATTGCCAGAATATCAAAgcttaaatttttaaatggcACTGAAGTTTGGCAAGATGAAAGGACTGGCGCTGAATACgattacttgaaattattcGGAAAACAGTGGCTTGATACTGAAAGCATTCCAGAAAAAAGAGTGGAATTCATAACTGAACACCCTCAATATCCTTCATTAATTAAAA AATATGGATTACCAGACGTTCATGTGTCAAAATTGAACGCTGGAATGGGATCGAATGTAATATCTGTGGAGTTTATTTGTCCGGATGATCCAAATCAGCCGCAAAGAGTTAGAAGAAAGCTGCTCAAGGATATGGAAGTCCAAAAGGTCGTTGGAATTGTACAACGATTGTTTAaaactagtggaaaaattCCTACTCTATCTTTTGTGCAGCAGACG ctCTCCagtaacgaaataaaattagacAAACCGCTACAAAACTTGAGCTATTTTTCCATCCAAGACGGTGACCAGATTCTTGTCAGATGGtga
- the LOC124186428 gene encoding BRO1 domain-containing protein BROX-like isoform X3, protein MLSLSPLSTSPLRSASVLSSDLKLSRSRLLDLIRDANNTSDTIEPAFVAYLSLLYGLIWEIQSSTEHIGRPEPSKLRNIFVFKWTHTLLGSLTHSHADSVYEAANISINVAIWFMKHAAMVAGKDDISMDEAKEIHGLLRRAAGIFTFVQTEFLPQLSNPPILGSDLDPRIMNAYINQCTAEAQEVTVARAVELKHNNNLISALANETSKLFLDAANTLKPFKPEISAQWIKYLELKAAFYQSYAYNYCGENLLSMDKCGEAIKALEESEIFLNKAKALCQEYGKTHGPAPRVKPDQHAVFKRLAPLVRITLDKCRRENGFIYHHKVPGDVPSLETKATYGLVSPVDFTMPAPNHLWSVPAYKSFVGAAGGATGNTKEHDLPPVQEEAVHQTTKEPKNESGCLLQ, encoded by the exons ATGCTTTCACTTTCTCCCCTGTCAACGAGTCCGCTTCGGTCTGCTAGTGTATTATCCAG CGATCTGAAGTTATCAAGAAGCCGATTGTTGGATTTAATACGGGATGCAAATAATACAAGTGATACAATTGAACCAGCTTTCGTAGCATATCTGAGCCTATTATATGGACTAATCTGGGAAATCCAATCATCTACCGAACATATTGGAAGGCCTGAACCAAGTaaattgcgaaatatttttgttttcaaatggACTCATACGCTGCTTGGTTCGCTTACTCA CTCTCATGCAGACTCTGTTTATGAAGCAGCTAATATCAGCATAAACGTTGCGATATGGTTTATGAAACATGCTGCAATGGTTGCCGGGAAAGACGA TATAAGTATGGACGAGGCTAAAGAAATTCATGGTTTGTTGAGAAGAGCTGCGGGAATTTTCACCTTTGTACAAACCGAATTTTTACCCCAACTCTCCAATCCTCCAATACTAGGCAGTGATTTGGATCCACGTATTATGAATGCTTACATAAATCAATGCACAGCTGAGGCTCAAGAAg TGACAGTAGCGCGAGCAGTTGAGTTGAAacataacaataatttaatatcAGCACTAGCCAACGAAACAAGCAAGCTCTTTCTGGATGCAGCCAATACTTTGAAACCCTTTAAGCCAGAAATTTCAGCTCAGTggataaaatatctcgaactGAAAGCAGCTTTTTACCAATCCTAT GCATATAATTATTGCGGCGAGAATCTCTTATCTATGGATAAATGCGGTGAAGCAATAAAAGCTTTGgaagaaagtgaaatttttttgaataaagcTAAAGCTCTTTGCCAGGAATATGGTAAAACTCACGGTCCGGCGCCGAGAGTAAAGCCTGACCAACACGCTGTATTTAAACGACTGGCTCCTCTGGTGAGAATTACGCTTGATAAGTGTAGAAGAGAAAACGGTTTCAT ATATCACCACAAGGTGCCTGGAGATGTACCGTCACTGGAAACTAAGGCTACCTATGGTTTAGTAAGCCCTGTAGACTTTACAATGCCAGCGCCAAATCATCTCTGGAGTGTGCCAGCGTATAAGAGTTTTGTTGGAGCAGCAGGCGGGGCTACAGGTAATACGAAAGAGCATGATCTACCACCTGTACAGGAAGAAGCGGTGCATCAAACTACCAAAGAGCCTAAAAATGAAAGTGGATGtttattgcaataa
- the LOC124186430 gene encoding lactoylglutathione lyase isoform X2, which yields MGEPTGLTNSEARELCTNPDEATKDFILSQIMYRIKDPRKSLPFYTEVLGMRLLQKLDFPEMKFSVYFLGFERASDIPTDRRECIEWTFTRKAALELTHNWGTEVDPDAKYHNGNTDPRGFGHIGLTVPDVDVACERFARLGVEFVKKPNEGKMKGLAFIKDPDGYWIEILSVSNTVGTIMNN from the exons atGGGAGAACCAACGGGGTTAACCAACAGCGAAGCACGAGAGCTTTGTACAAACCCAGATGAAGCAACAAAAGATTTCATCCTTTCCCAGATCATGTACCGTATTAAGGATCCACGCAAATCCTTGCCATTTTATACGGAAGTGTTAGGAATGCGATTACTTCAGAAATTGGATTTtcctgaaatgaaattttccgtCTATTTTCTCGGATTTGAGCGTGCTAGCGACATACCAACCGACAGAAGGGAATGTATCGAATGGACTTTTACAAGAAAAGCTGCTTTGGAGCTCACTCA taATTGGGGTACAGAAGTAGACCCCGACGCTAAGTATCACAATGGGAATACAGACCCTAGAGGATTTG gtcaTATTGGACTCACGGTACCTGACGTGGATGTAGCATGTGAAAGATTTGCTAGGCTTGGTGtggaatttgtaaaaaaaccaAACGAGGGAAAGATGAAAGGTCTTGCCTTCATTAAAGATCCCGATGGTTATTGGATCGAAATATTAAGCGTATCCAATACTGTCGGTACGATAATGAACAACTAG